Genomic segment of Glutamicibacter sp. JL.03c:
GATCATTCCTGCTTCCTCCATCGTGGCACTGCGCATCGCAGAAGTGGTCATCCACCACCATGACCTCGACACCGCATGGAGCATCCAGGATGCCGATCCGGCCTCCCAGGAAAATGCCGTCGAAGCAGCGGTACGCACCATGCGCGTCAAGGATGCCCCTGGGATGACTCTTCTGAGCGAAGAAGGCGACGAATGGGTCATTGGCGACGGCTCGTTGACCGTCCGCGCCGACCGCGCAAGCCTGGTTGAATGGCTGGCCCGAGGCGAAGCCCGGAACATCGAAGCCGACGGACCGATTCCGCAGCTGCCCACCTGGTAGCCGCCTCGCGCAGGGGTGTCTGCACGTGAAAATGCGTCAGGTAACGGGGAGAATAGATACGTCCTGCTCTTGCAGATGAAAAGGAAGCGCTCTTGATCCCCGTTATTGTGCTCACCGGATACCTCGGCGCGGGCAAAACCAGCTTGCTCAACGGCTTGTTGACCAGGCCCGGAACCCGTGTTGGCGTGATCATCAATGACATCGGCAAGATCAACGTCGATACCGGCCTGATCACCGGCCAAATTGATGCCGCTGAATCCATCGCCGGAGGCTGCGTCTGCTGCCTGCCCGACAGCGGCGGACTGGATGATCTGCTGGAAAAGCTGGCCCAGCCAAAGCTCCGCTTGGATGCGATCATTGTTGAGGCCAGCGGCGCTGCCGACCCGATCAATGTCGATCGGCTCCTGCGCTACGGCAATGCTCCCGGGGTGCGCCCCGGAGGCATTATCGATGTCATCGACGCGGTGCAGCACGATGATACGGTGGACACCGCGGCCATGGCGCCTGCCCGCTTCACCGCGGCCAGCCTCGTGGTGGTCAACAAACTGGATATGCTCCCGGAAAAGACGAGGGACGCGACCTTCGCGCGGATCAGCGACAGGGTCCGCGAGGCGAACCCGCAGGTGGCCATCGTTCCAGCTTCGCACGCCGCCATAGATCCCCAGCTGGTCTTTGATATCGCCATGGATGAAGATCCGGCAGATGAGCTTCCGCTGGCCGCTGCTTCACGGGCCGAACTTCACCACAGCCATGCCCCACATGCCCACGCAGTGACGGTGCCCTGCCCCGAGCCGGCAGATCCGGGGGCTCTGCTGGATCTTCTCGAGAACCCGCCGGCAGACGCTTACCGGCTCAAGGGCCACGTGAAATTGCGGACCGGTCGGGGCGCGCAACGCTTTCTGGTCAACATGGTCGGATGGCAACCACATCTTCAGTTGGCCACACCAGGTTCTGACTCTGCCGATGACGCTCTAGTGGCAGTTGGTGTGGAGCTAGATGAGCAAAATGTCGGTGACGTTTTGCGTGCTGCGTTGCGGCCTGCGACCACTGAACCATCCTCGCAAGATCTCATCCGCCTTGAGCGTCGGTTGATTCTCAGCTCTAGGGCCGCCGACGAGGATTCTGAAAGTAGTTGAAACACGGTTTGTAATTAACGCTCGGACCAGCGATTTCAGAATCCGTGCAATCACTTTGACCGAGGTGGCCGATTGTAATTGTGGGAATGCCACTGCGTAAGTGTTGTTAGTCTTTTCAAAGGCCGGCACCTGCCCTACGAGGAACAGTAGCCGGCCCGTGAATAATCGTGGCGAAGCCGCTTGGAAGGCGATCCGGCGGTTCTGGTCCTTGTAGATCAGGTAGCGGAAGTTATCCTAGCCGCCGGCGTAGCAAGCCTGCAGGTAATTGCCGCGCCTAGTCGTCCGAAATCTGCATGTGTCCGGCTAGTCGTCCAATTCTCCATTGGCGAGCCTGGACACGACTTCCGTGAGCATGTCTACCCCGGCCACAAGATCTTCGTCCCTCGTATACTCGGCTTCGTTGTGGGAAACTCCTTCCACACTGGGCACGAAGAGCATAACCGTCTTAACTAGGTCCTTCATGTTGGTCGAATCGTGGCCGGCCAAGGTCATGACTGGCTGATGGCTCAGTCCAAGATCAGCTGCAATCTTGGCGCTGAGCTCGACTCCCTCAGGTTGGTAGGGAGTTACCGGCCAGGCATGTGAGGTCCTGCGCTCCACTTTGATATTGGCTTCAATTTCGATATCCGCCACGCGCTGGTGGAGCATGGCATCGGCATCTCGCAGAGCAGATTCATCCGCACTTCTCAGGTCAAGCAACAGCGACACTCTGCTAGGGACAACAACCGGCGAGTTGGGGTAAACATCCAACTGTCCCACCGACGTGTGAACCACGCCAGGGAATGCGTTTGCAATCTCGCGAGCCGCCACTACCAACATTGATGCGCCAAGCAACGCGTCACGGCGATCTTGGATGATCGCTGAGCCCGCGTGAGCCTGTTCGCCGTGAACAACGAACTCATATTTGTTCGCAGCCCAGTTGGAATGAACGAGCCCGATAGACACTCCATCTCGTTCCATCGTGCGACCTTGTTCTACGTGAATTTCTGCGCATGATGCCGCTTTGGGACCTTCCCAACCACTGCGGAAACCATGCTCGTCCAGTGCCGCACGTACTGTTATTCCACGGCTGTCCGTGACATCCAAGGCATCTTCCAATGGCAACTTGGCGGTATACACGGAAGAGCCCATCATGGACGGCTTAAAACGACTGCCCTCCTCGTTAAACCAGTTGACGACGGCGATATTGTATTTTGGCGTAGGCCGTACGTCATTCTCCCAATCAGTCTGCAAACGAAATGCTGCGTGCGCGGCAGCCAATACTCCAAACGCGCCATCATATTTTCCAGCCGTTGGCTGGGAATCCATGTGTGAACCCACGACCACAAATGGGGCGCCCGGAATGCTCTCCAATAGACCCCACTCGTTGCCGATCTGGTCATACTTGACTTTCAAACCATGCGACTCAAGAAGCGAACGGAACCAATTGCGTTGCTCTGCGTCGGCAGGACTGGCTGCTTGCCTGTCGACCCCTCCGTTTCCGGTGGCACCGAACGTGCTCATGGTTTGAAAATCGGACAAAAAGTCTTCTGAACTAGGGGCAATCCTCATTGCGAATATCCTTTGGCTTCAAAATTGAAAAAGATGTGAAATATCGGCGGGGTCGTCGCAGTGGACCTAAGGTAACTTGATCGGGCCCAATTCCACGTAGCGGTCTCCTGGGCCGGGATTGTCCGGGTGGCTAGCGCCACCGAATTGGTTAAGGACTCCCCAGGCAGCGTTGAGTCCGGTGGTCACCGCACCGTCTGCCCAACCCCCTGTCCATGAAACGTCATCCCCCGCCAGGAAGATCCCTCGATGTTCCGGCGAATGCTGCTCTTGCATAAAATGACTAAACAAGCGTTCTTGGTAGCGGTAGTGGCCTGGCAGATTGTCGCTGAATGCCCCCATGAAATTTGGGTCGTCTTCCCAAGAGACCGTAATGGGATCTCCCAAAATATGCGAAGCAATATCGACCCCAGGATAGATCTTGCCCAGCGAATGGAGCATGAGACGTACTCGCTCATTTGCATCGAGCGGCAGCCATTTCAACGCATCGTCGTTCCATGTATAAGAAAGACAGATGAGGGCTGGCTGATCAGGACCGTTGTCGAGCAAATACGTCCCTCGTGTCAGCCGGTCAGTCAGCGTCGTAGACATGAGTTCTCGTCCGGTCTCTGGGTCACGGTCTTTCCAGAACGGACGGTCAACCACCACAAACGTTTTTGATGACTGCATGTAGTGACTGCGTTCAATGGCGGTCCATAACCGGTGACTGAATAGACTCTCATCGACATCAATGCGAGCTGAAAGTAGCCAAGATTGGCAGGTAGCGATTACTGCTGGATAGCTGTCCGGCCTACCCCAGGCATCGGTAACTTCGATGTCTCCTGGCGTTCCGTCGTCATTCCATTTCCTCTTCACTGCCTTCACAGCGCCCCGAGGATGCCCGGCGTGTAGCGAAGCCAGAGAAGTACCTTCCGGCCAGTGTTCTAAGCTTTCGGGAGCATGTGCCCAAAGACGTTCAGGGACTAGTTGGGCTCCACCAATGATGCGCTGTTGATCCGCATCTGCATCAACATAGACCACGCGAAGGATTTCCAAGAATGAGTCAGGAAAATTTGTGTCCCACCCTCCAGTTCCAAAACCAACCTGCCCAAACGCTTCCCGATATTCGAAGGGCAGACTGGAAAAAGCCTTTGATGTAGCGAGGAAACCGGAGAAGGAAAGATCATCGAACTTGGGAACAAGCTGGTTCCACAGGCGTTTAATCTCCGACAGATCACGATCTCGGATTGCCTGTTGCATCTGCTGGAAATAGGCACGCTCCTGTAGAGCGTCGTCCCACGCCGCGTTTACTTCCTTGAAGAACTCTGGAAGTTCCTCGACGCTCTCGGCATAGTGCTTCTGACCGCCCAATTCAATCACCGTGCTACCGGATGCCGGTGTCAGCGGGTTGGGGAAGGGCGAAGTTTCGATTCCGAGCATGTCACTGTAGTGAAAGAACGATGCCCCCGAACGAGGGAATCTCATGCCGCCGAGATCCGCAACTGGTCCGGCCTGTCCGTCTGGACGTCCTGCGCGCAGTCGACCGCCGAGACGTGAGGACTCGTAAATGACAGGCTTTAATCCGAGCTTCATTAGCTCATAGGCTGCGACTAGTCCTGACATTCCCGCTCCGATAACGGCGACCTCTTCACCGTGAAATTCCTTCGGAATCGAACCCAGACCTGCCGGATGGGCAAGATACTCGTCGTAGGGGAAAGGGAAATCAGGGTTAAGCATGGTGATTGGTGGGGTTAATTTCATAATTTTCCTTGAAACGTTCGAAGACTTAGATATGGTGTGAAGTTCGCGGCCGTGGCTGCGTGAAAATTGTCTAGTTCGAAGACCGATGCTGGTTTCTGACTACGTCCAGATAGCCCACTTCTGAGCGCGCGTGGGCCAGGGTTCCGCGGTCAATAGTTGCCTTGAGCAAATTTTCTGAAGCTTCCGAGGCCAGAATGGACTCACCCATCGGGGAAACAATGGTGCTCCTGCCAACAAACTGAGAACCTGCCTGATTGGCATAGGCAATATAGATCTGGCTCTCAACGGCCCTGGCACGAACCAAGAGCGTCGGTACCAGTGAAGAGTCAAATGCCGTTTGGTTTCCGGGTGTTGCATCCCTGCTAGGAACCGCTGTCGGTACACACAGTAGTTCGGCCCCAGCGAGGGCGGCAGATCTGACAAATTCTGGGAACTCCACATCGAAACAAATTCCCAGCGCAACTTTCATGCCTCGAAATTCAACTACCTTTGGGGCAACTGTCGAGGTGGAGAAAAATTTATTCTCTGCCTCGCCAAAGAGATGCATCTTGCGGTACCTCGCTACTTCATTCCCGTTTCTGTCGAAGAGGGAGGCACAGATGTACTTGTTATCTCCATCAAATTCCACTGTTGACGCAACAAGTCCGATTTGGTGCTTTGCCGCGATTTCTGCCAAAGTCCGTCTTTGCTCCGCACCGTCGACGGCGTAAACGGTGGATGGTTCATAACCGGGAACAAACAATTCTGGCGTCACTAGCAATTGCGTTCCTTGCCGTGCTGCTTTGCTTGCCCAGCGGCTCAAGGTCTCCATATTTTTTTCTGGATTTCCGCTGATGCTTGTGGACTGAAGCACCGCAATTTGTATGGATGGCGACGGGACCGAGTTTTCTTCTGGCACCAGATCCTCTTGTCTCTGCACGGCCGACCCTTTCGATTGCGCTGAATATAGTGACTCATCGATCGTCGCAAGCCAATGGGCGCTCCGACATAGTCTGGATGCGCAAGTATTGGGAGGAGATTTGTACGTTCGTACATCACCGGTTCAACATGGATACGGGATCATGAATAGGTGACTACACAAAATGATCAAGATCCAGAGACCGCCTGGTGCGACGCGTTAGATCGCCTGGCTGGAAACCTCGATCCTTTGGTCGATGGGTTCCTGGTTCGAATTCTTGCAGATCGTCAGTATGCGCAATCGGAAGTAAGCGTCGAAGACCTGCGCTCAACCAGTGCCCAAAGTTTCCTAGCCATGATCAAATCGTTGAAGAGCGGCGGCGAAGAAACGTCGGCCTTAGAGTCGTTGGCAGATTCTCTCGGTGCGCGAAGAGCCCGCCAAGGGATCCCCGTCGATAGCCTAGTTCGCGCAGTGCGCATGGACTTTTCCGTGATCTGGCAAGGGCTGGCTGCTCCTGATTCCGGATTGAGCTCCGATCATCTGGTGAGCAAGGGAGAACTGGTTTGGCAGACTGTCGATACCTTTGTGGCCAAAGTTCAGGCTCGGTACCTTCGAGAACAAGCCGACCTTGAGCGTGCCGATGTTGACTTGCAGCAGCACTATCTATCGCAGCTGTTCAGCATGGCAGAAACAACGAGAACCGACATTCTGCGCATTGCCGGTGCCCTAAGAGTCGACGCCGACTCAGAATTCAGGGTAGTCGCAATGGGTCGAGAGGAAGGCGCCATAGTGCAGAGGCGTTTGCGCAGCCATCGCCGGCTTGACCGAACCTTCAGCATTCCCCAAGGGCACCACACGCTATTCATTCATGAGCTCGCTGACTCCAAAGGTCCGATGGACATTCATGAACGAAACCTCTACGACGGGGTTGCCGTTGCTGTAGCTCCCACAGCGCATGGTCTCGTGGCGGTAAGAGACGCAAGCATGGCTGCTCGCGAAATCATGAGGGACCTTCCCGTCAACGTCACTGGAGTCTTCACTCTTAAGAACAGGCTGCTCTCCATCGCACGGCATCGACTTGCCCAGGTAGGGTGCAGTCCTGCAAACGCCACACTCGACGGGCTAGAACGAACCAGTCCCAAGGAACGCGAGAAAATCTTAGAGACGACCCGGGTCTTCCTAGAGACAGGCAGCCTGGTCGAAACATCAAAGCGTCTTTTTTATCACCGAAACACCATCGTCAACCGCATGTCGGCATTTGAACGGTACACAGGACTGGATCTCAAGTCACCCCGCGATCTTGCCATTGCTGTGCTCATCCTCTGCGATTGAAGAAGGCGCCTGCTACGGTCCCCGCTTTGGACTTTCGTACATTGGCACAGCTGCTTTTAAGGTCAGTATGCCCATGTTCCCTCAGTGTGTGAGCTGGAAATATTAATGTCCAGCATGAGGCGGGTCACACGATTGCATGCCCCACCCTCCTTGCTCATTTAGCAGCACGCCTGTCTCAGATTTAATCGCTCACTGATGCGTTCAACATCAAAACAGGCAAGCAGGTCCGCATACCAAAGGAGAATTCCGTGGCTTTGAAACCATCAAGCGCATCCCCATCAATCACGCCATCGGGGGACTCAGATGGGATGCAACGTGGACTCAAGAATAGACACCTGCAGCTAATCGCTATCGGCGGTGCAATCGGCACAGGCTTATTCATGGGCTCCGGCCGGCTCGTGTCTGTTTCGGGCCCGTCGATAATTTTCGTCTACGCAATCATCGGCTTCTTCGTCTTCCTTGTCATGCGCATGTTGGGTGAACTATTGCTGTCCAATCTGCATTACAAAACCTTTGGTGATATTGCCAAAGACTTTCTAGGCCCCTGGGCTGGATTCTTCGTATCTTGGAACTATTGGTTTTCGTGGGTGGTTGCCTGCGTCGCAGATATAACCGCGATCGTTGCCTACACTCAGTTTTTCTGGGAAGAAATCCCCGTTTGGATTCCGGCACTGGCTTCAGGCGTCTTGTTGCTAGTGTTGAATTTGCAACCAGTTCGATGGTTTGGCGAAATGGAATTCTGGTTTGCCATCGTCAAGATCGTCGCGATACTCTCCCTCATTGCGGTGGGCGCGGTACTGATCATCACCGGATTCACCCATGACGGCTTCCAAGCTTCAATAACGCACCTCTGGGATCAGGGCGGGCTCTTCCCCACCGGACTCAGTGGCTTCGTCCTGGGTTTCCAGATGGGTGTATTCTCATTTATCGGCGTGGAACTCGTCGGTACCGCGGCAGCCGAAACGGAGAACCCT
This window contains:
- a CDS encoding CobW family GTP-binding protein — protein: MIPVIVLTGYLGAGKTSLLNGLLTRPGTRVGVIINDIGKINVDTGLITGQIDAAESIAGGCVCCLPDSGGLDDLLEKLAQPKLRLDAIIVEASGAADPINVDRLLRYGNAPGVRPGGIIDVIDAVQHDDTVDTAAMAPARFTAASLVVVNKLDMLPEKTRDATFARISDRVREANPQVAIVPASHAAIDPQLVFDIAMDEDPADELPLAAASRAELHHSHAPHAHAVTVPCPEPADPGALLDLLENPPADAYRLKGHVKLRTGRGAQRFLVNMVGWQPHLQLATPGSDSADDALVAVGVELDEQNVGDVLRAALRPATTEPSSQDLIRLERRLILSSRAADEDSESS
- a CDS encoding M20 family metallo-hydrolase; its protein translation is MRIAPSSEDFLSDFQTMSTFGATGNGGVDRQAASPADAEQRNWFRSLLESHGLKVKYDQIGNEWGLLESIPGAPFVVVGSHMDSQPTAGKYDGAFGVLAAAHAAFRLQTDWENDVRPTPKYNIAVVNWFNEEGSRFKPSMMGSSVYTAKLPLEDALDVTDSRGITVRAALDEHGFRSGWEGPKAASCAEIHVEQGRTMERDGVSIGLVHSNWAANKYEFVVHGEQAHAGSAIIQDRRDALLGASMLVVAAREIANAFPGVVHTSVGQLDVYPNSPVVVPSRVSLLLDLRSADESALRDADAMLHQRVADIEIEANIKVERRTSHAWPVTPYQPEGVELSAKIAADLGLSHQPVMTLAGHDSTNMKDLVKTVMLFVPSVEGVSHNEAEYTRDEDLVAGVDMLTEVVSRLANGELDD
- a CDS encoding flavin monoamine oxidase family protein: MKLTPPITMLNPDFPFPYDEYLAHPAGLGSIPKEFHGEEVAVIGAGMSGLVAAYELMKLGLKPVIYESSRLGGRLRAGRPDGQAGPVADLGGMRFPRSGASFFHYSDMLGIETSPFPNPLTPASGSTVIELGGQKHYAESVEELPEFFKEVNAAWDDALQERAYFQQMQQAIRDRDLSEIKRLWNQLVPKFDDLSFSGFLATSKAFSSLPFEYREAFGQVGFGTGGWDTNFPDSFLEILRVVYVDADADQQRIIGGAQLVPERLWAHAPESLEHWPEGTSLASLHAGHPRGAVKAVKRKWNDDGTPGDIEVTDAWGRPDSYPAVIATCQSWLLSARIDVDESLFSHRLWTAIERSHYMQSSKTFVVVDRPFWKDRDPETGRELMSTTLTDRLTRGTYLLDNGPDQPALICLSYTWNDDALKWLPLDANERVRLMLHSLGKIYPGVDIASHILGDPITVSWEDDPNFMGAFSDNLPGHYRYQERLFSHFMQEQHSPEHRGIFLAGDDVSWTGGWADGAVTTGLNAAWGVLNQFGGASHPDNPGPGDRYVELGPIKLP
- a CDS encoding nitrilase-related carbon-nitrogen hydrolase produces the protein MPEENSVPSPSIQIAVLQSTSISGNPEKNMETLSRWASKAARQGTQLLVTPELFVPGYEPSTVYAVDGAEQRRTLAEIAAKHQIGLVASTVEFDGDNKYICASLFDRNGNEVARYRKMHLFGEAENKFFSTSTVAPKVVEFRGMKVALGICFDVEFPEFVRSAALAGAELLCVPTAVPSRDATPGNQTAFDSSLVPTLLVRARAVESQIYIAYANQAGSQFVGRSTIVSPMGESILASEASENLLKATIDRGTLAHARSEVGYLDVVRNQHRSSN
- a CDS encoding helix-turn-helix domain-containing protein, with the protein product MTTQNDQDPETAWCDALDRLAGNLDPLVDGFLVRILADRQYAQSEVSVEDLRSTSAQSFLAMIKSLKSGGEETSALESLADSLGARRARQGIPVDSLVRAVRMDFSVIWQGLAAPDSGLSSDHLVSKGELVWQTVDTFVAKVQARYLREQADLERADVDLQQHYLSQLFSMAETTRTDILRIAGALRVDADSEFRVVAMGREEGAIVQRRLRSHRRLDRTFSIPQGHHTLFIHELADSKGPMDIHERNLYDGVAVAVAPTAHGLVAVRDASMAAREIMRDLPVNVTGVFTLKNRLLSIARHRLAQVGCSPANATLDGLERTSPKEREKILETTRVFLETGSLVETSKRLFYHRNTIVNRMSAFERYTGLDLKSPRDLAIAVLILCD